The nucleotide window CCCAGCTCTTTATGGGCCTTCGCGAGGTGTTTCGCCGCTATCGCCGCGAGGAGCGAGAGTTCCCCAGCGAGAACCGCTCCGGCAACTATCTCCGCGAACTTCTTGGCGTTTGTGCCAGGTGGGTCGCCTCCTCCAGCGACGCCCATAATGCTTAAGGCCTCCCTCTGGGTCGGGACGCGCGTTCCTCCTCCGACGGTTCCGATTTCGAGGCTCGGCATTGTTATGCTGATGTAGAGGTCTCCCTCAGGCGTAACCTCCGCGAGGGTTATGCCGTGAGAGCCTTCTGTAATCTGCGCCTCGTCCTGGCCCGTGGCGAGGAAGATTGCTCCGACTATGTTGCCAAAGTGAGCGTTGAAGCCGTAGGAACCGGCCTGGGCCGAGCCGACGAGGTTCTTGCGGTAATTCACCTCGGCTATGAGTTCCGGCGTGGTCTTGAGCTTCCTCTCGACTATCTCCCTCGGCACTATCGCCTCGGCAATGACAGTTTTCCCGCGCCCGTTGATGAAATTCATGGCGTTGGGCTTCTTGTCAACGCAGAGGTTGCCCGAGAGCGCCAGATACCTAACGTCCGGAAACTCCTCTCCGATGACCTTCATTATCTCCTCGCTCGATATCGTTACCATGTTCATTCCCATGGCGTCGCCGGTCTCGAACTCGAAGCGCAGGTAGAGGTTGTTGCCCACTATGAAGGGCTTAACATCGCGAAGCTTTCCGTGTCTGGTAACCTTGCTGACGGCCTTCTCTTGCAGGTAGTCTATGTTCTCTTTCACCCACTCCGCGACTTCTCTCGCTCTCCTCGCGTCGGGGCACTTGAGGAGCGGTGCGCGGGTCATTTTGTCGTCGATGAGCGTCGTCTTAACACCACCTGCCTCGGTGAGGGCGGAGCAACCGCGGTTCACGCTCGCAACGAGCGCACCCTCGGTGGTGGCGAGGGGTATGTAGAACTCACCCTTTGCATATTCTCCGTTGATTTTGAGGGGCCCTGCAACGCCCATCGGTATCTGGACGACGCCTATCATGTTCTCGATGTTCCTGCCGATGACCTGCTCGGGGTCTATGCTGTAGTGCCCGATGTGGTCGAGCTTCACGCCGAGCTTCCTCTCGAGGGCCTTCCTCCTTACTTCCGTTGCGGTCCTCTTGTCGGTGTACTTCTCAACCTGGTGGAGCTTCACCTCTCCCTTAACGACCTTCTCAACGAGCTCCTCAAACTCCATTTCAACACCCCCAGAATCAGCCGAAGATCCACTCCTCAAGAACCTCCCCCGCTTCGGCGAAGGCTAAAGCTGCGTCGCTCTTCGGTTTGTAAGCGAGCACTGGGATTCCGACGTTTATCGACTCGGGAACCGCGTCATCGAATGGCACCCAGCTGAGAACAGGAACGCCGACCTCGTTCTCTATCACGTCTATGATCTTGTCCACCACGTCGGCGCTCTCGCGAACCTTGTTGAGGACGACGCCGATCTTGAGCCCATACTCCTCGCCGAGGGCCTTAAGCTTGTTTACCTCGTTCTCGACCATCGTCTCAAAGGAGTAGATCGGTGAACGCTCTATCTCCACCACGATTATCTGGTAATCCGCCACCTCGAAGGTGGGAAGGGTGTCAAAGGGAACGCCTGTGGGGGAATCGACAAAAACGACACCGAACTTGTACTTAACCCTCTCCACAAGGTCCCTCAGGCCCTGGGGAGAGATTCCGATTACATCGTGGAGGTTTGAGCTCCCGGGCATCACATAAACTCCCGTCTCCCGATGCTTGTAGATCGCCCACTCCGGATCGAGGCTTGGATCCCTGAGAAGCGAGTGAACAGTGTACTTGACGTTGTCCATGCCAAAGTGGAACCCGAGGTTCGGGAGGTAGAGGTCGCCGTCTATTGCAAGAACCCTGTACTCCCTCCCCGCCAGAAAAGTGCTCAGGTTGGCGGTGGTCGTGGTCTTTCCGGCACCACCCCTGCCCGTCATTACGATCACTGCCATTTTATTCCCTCCACCCCGAAGTTTTTGAAATTCCTTTTTATTAACTTTTCCACGGTTGAACACGTATCAACATTGCCGCCGTCAGGTGAGACATCTTCAAGCACTCATTTAGGTTGCACTCTACCAGAAAAAGTTTATATCTAAGCACATCTACGAAAATCTGTAGGGGATGGTTGCCATGACAGAGAAAATGCCCGCTATTATGAAGACCAAACCCGCTTACGGTGCCGAGCTCGTTGAGGTTGACGTTCCCAAGCCCGGGCCGGGCGAGGTTCTCATCAGGGTTCTCGCGACGAGCATCTGCGGAACCGACCTGCACATCTACGAGTGGAACGAGTGGGCGCAGAGCAGAATCAAGCCGCCCCAGATCATGGGGCACGAGGTCGCTGGAGAGGTCGTCGAGGTCGGCCCAGGCGTCGAGGACCTCCAGGAGGGCGATTACATAAGCGCCGAAACCCACATCGTCTGCGGCAAGTGCTACGCCTGCAAGCACAACCGCTACCACGTCTGCCAGAACACCAAGATTTTCGGCGTCGATATGGACGGCGTCTTCGCTACCTATGCCATCGTTCCGGCCCAGAACGCCTGGAAGAACCCCAAGGATATGAAGCCCGAATACGCCTCACTCCAGGAGCCCCTTGGCAATGCAGTTGATACCGTTTTAGCCGGCCCGATAGCTGGAAGGAGTACGCTCATAACCGGGGCCGGCCCGCTCGGACTGCTCGGCATAACCGTCGCGAAGGCGAGCGGTGCTTACCCGGTCATCGTGAGCGAGCCGAGCGACTTCAGGAGAAAGCTCGCCAAGAAGGTCGGTGCCGACTACGTCATCAACCCCTTCGAGGAGGACCCGGTTGAGGTCGTCATGAGCATAACCGACGGTGCCGGGGTTGAGGTATTCCTTGAGTTCAGCGGTGCGCCTAAAGCTCTGGAGCAGGGCCTTAAGGCGACGACCCCTGGAGGAAGGGTCTCCCTGCTCGGACTGTTCCCGCGCGACGTCACGCTCGACTTCAACAACCTCATAATCTTCAAGGCCCTTGAAGTTCACGGCATCACCGGAAGGCACCTCTGGGAGACCTGGTACACGGTCTCAAGCCTGATTCAGAGTGGAAAGCTCAACCTCGACCCGATTATCACCCACAAGTATAAGGGCTTTGACAAGTTTGAAGAGGCCTTCGAGCTGATGAGAGCAGGAAAGACCGGCAAGGTCGTCTTCTTCCCGAAGGAGTGATTTTTCCTCCTTTTCTTTCACCGCAATTCTTAAGTAAGCCCTTCCCCACTTCCCCCGGAGGTGTTGGAATGGAGCTGAGTTATGGGGAGAAGCTCACCCTCATCAAGCTCAACGAACTGAAAAAAGCGAAATTCGAGGAACTCGTTAAAGAGACCGGTCTCGAGCAGGTAGCGGTCATGAGGGCCGTTCTCGGCCTGCAGGCGAAGGGTTTGGCCAAGCTTCACGAGAGGAGTGAGAGGGTCGTTAAGCTCACTGAGACCGGAAAGAAGTACGCCGAAATTGGCCTTCCAGAGTGGAGGGCCCTAAAGCTCCTCCGCGAGAGGAGAAAGGTTACGCTCGACGACCTCAGAGAAGTCCTCAGCGATGACGAGCTCAAGCCGATAGTGGGTCTCCTCAGGAAGGAGGGCTGGGCGAGCGTCAGGAAGGAGGACGGTAAGCTCGTCCTTGAAATCACGGAGAAGGGGCTTGAAGCTGAGGAGAGGCCCATTGACAGGGCCCTAAAGCTCCTCGCCGAGAAGGGGGTTGTCCCGGTTAAGGAAATCGAGAAGCTCGTCCCTGTCAAGGAGCTCAAGAGGAGGAAAATCGGCGAGGAGGAAACGGTAACCGAGAGGGAAGTCGAGATTACTCCGGAGGGCGAGCAGTTAGCTCCGAAAGTCGAGCTGAAGCGAGAGGTCTCGGTTCTAACCCCTGAACTCATAAAGTCCGGCAAATGGAGGGAAGTTGAGTTCAGGAAGTTCGACATAAAGGCCCCGGTGAGGAGGATTTACCCTGGCAAGAAGCAGCCCTATAGAGCTTTCCTCGACAAGATAAGGAGAAGGCTCATCGAGATGGGCTTCATCGAGATGACGGTTGAGAGCATGATTGAGACCCAGTTCTGGAACTTCGATGCCCTCTTCCAGCCCCAGAACCACCCGGCGAGGGAGTGGACCGACACTTACCAGCTCAAGTACCCGAAGAGCGGTTTCCTGCCCGAGGCGGAGCTCGTTGAGAGGGTTAAGACCGCCCACGAGCGCGGTCTGGCCGGCTCGCGCGGCTGGGGCTACGTCTGGTCTCCGGAGAGGGCGATGCTCCTCATGCCGAGGGCGCACGGAACTGCCCTTGACGCGAGACAGTTAGCTAAGGGCGTCGAGATTCCGGGGAAGTACTTCACGATTCAGCGCGTTTTCAGGCCGGACGTCCTCGACAGGACTCACCTCATCGAGTTCAACCAGATTGACGGCTTCGTCGTCGGCGAGGAGCTGAACTTTAGACACCTCCTCGGAATCCTCAAGCGCTTCGCGGTGGAAATCGCCGGAGCGAAAAAGGTGAAGTTCCTACCCGACTACTACCCGTTCACGGAGCCAAGCGTCCAAATGAGCGCATACCACCCTGAACTTGGCTGGGTCGAGTTTGGCGGTGCCGGAATCTTCCGCGAGGAGATGACCAAGGCTCTGGGCATCGACGTCCCGGTCATCGCGTGGGGAATCGGAATCGACAGGTTGGCAATGTTCAAGCTCGGGATAGACGACATACGCTACCTCTTCAGCTACGACCTCCGCTGGCTGAGGGAAGCGAAGCTGGTGTGGTGAGTAAAATGGCGAAGAACGTAAGGTACGACCCCGACGTTGATATCCTTTACGTTCAGCTCTCGAAGAAGAAGCCCGTTGATGCCGACATGAAAGGAGATGTAGTCATAGACCTCGACGAGAACGGAGAGGTCGTTGGCTTCGAGATTTGGCGCGCGAGGGAGCTAATCCTGCCGGAGTTCATGAAGTTCATCGAGAAGATAAAGGCTGAGAAGGCCCACGTGGAGGGTTGAAGATGCCAAAGTTCGACGTGTCAAAGCGGGATTTGGAAAGGCTCGTCGGGAAGGAGTTCACGGTCGAGGAGTGGGAGGACCTCTTCCTCTACGCCAAATGCGAGCTGGACGACGTCTGGGAGGAGAACGGTGAAATCTACTTCAAGGCCGACTCGAAAGATACGAACAGGCCCGACCTCTGGAGCGCCGAGGGGATAGCAAGGCAGATACGCTGGGCGCTCGGCTTCCAAAGAGGACTGCCGAAATACGAGGTCGAGAAAAGCGACGTTGCCGTTTACGTTGACGAGAGGCTGAAGGATATCCGTCCATACGGTGTTTACGCAATCGTTGAGGGCCTTAAACTCGACGAAGAAGCGCTCAAGCAGATGATTAACCTCCAGGAGAAGGTGGCTCTGACATTCGGAAGGAGGAGAAGGGAGGTAGCGATAGGCATCTTCGACTTCGACAAGGTGAAGCCCCCGATATACTACAGGGCAGGGGAGAAAACCGAGAGGTTCGTCCCGCTCGGCTTCGAGGAGGAGCTTACGCTGGAGGAAATCCTTGAAAAGCACGAGAAAGGGAAAGAGTACGGCCATTTGATTAAGGACAAGCCCTACTACCCTCTCCTCGTGGACAGCGAGGGTAAGGTTCTCTCGATGCCCCCGATAATCAACTCCGAAACGACCGGAAGGGTGACGACCGAAACGAGGAACGTCTTCGTTGACGTCACCGGCTGGGATTTGAACAAGGTCATGCTAGCCCTTAACGTTGTCGTTACTGCTTTGGCGGAGCGCGGAGGAAAGATTAGGAGCGTTAAAGTCGTTTACCCGGACTTCGAGATTGAAACGCCCGATTTAACTCCCAAGTCCTTCGAGGTCGAGCTGGACTACATAAGGAAGCTGACCGGCCTCGAGCTGAGCGACGGCGAAATCAAGGACCTCCTCGAGAGGATGATGTACGAGGTGAAGCTTGAGGACGGTAAAGCAAAGCTCCTCTATCCGGCCTTCCGCGACGACATAATGCACGCCAGGGACGTTTTAGAGGACGTTCTCATCGCCTACGGCTACAACGAGATTGAGCCCGAGGAGCCGAAGCTTGCCGTCCAGGGCAGGGGCGATAAGTTCGTTGAGTTCGAGGACGCCGTCAGAGAGCTGATGGTCGGCTTCGGCCTTCAGGAGGTCATGACCTTCAACCTGACCAACAGGGAGGCCCAATACGAGAAAATGAATCTCCAATACGGAAGGGACTACTTCAACAACCCACCGGCTGAACTCGTCGAGATAGAGAACCCGATAAGCCCGAAGTGGTCGGCGCTGAGGAACTGGCTTCTGCCGAGTTTGCTCGACTTCCTGAGCCAGAACACCCACGAGGAGTACCCGCAGAGGCTCTTCGAGGTCGGCAAAGCGACGCTCATCGACGAGGGTAGAGAAACGAAGACGGTCAGCGAGAGCAAGCTTGCCGTCGTGCTGGCCCAGCCGAGGGTTACCTTCACCGACGCGAAGGAAATCCTTGACAGCGTGATGAGGCATCTTGGCTTCGAATACGAGCTTGAAGAGGTCGAGCACCCGAGCTTCATTCCGGGCAGGGTTGGAAAGGTAATCGTAAACGGCCAGACCATCGGCGTAATCGGCGAAATTCACCCTGCGGTCTTAGAAAAGTGGGGAATCGAGATGCCCGTTGCCGGCTTCGAGCTGTTCCTAAGGCCCCTCTACACGGAGCCCTACCTTTAGTCTTCCTTTACCCTTTTCTCCAGCCCAATGCACATGAGCTCGAAGTTTGTAACGCTTATGAGCACCTCAACGTCAAAGACTTCCTCCATCTTCACCACCAATGACATGATATGCCAACCTCTTTATCAATATTTTCGCTAAAAAGCTGTCATTTTGTCAATATCGGGGAAAAATAGGCGAGAGCATTAGCTCTCTGACGGATTTTTACCCCCATGCCCCCTGCCAAATTCGCCAGAAACGAGTCCCTGCCACTTCTCCTTTGTCCTCTTCCAGCAGCCCGGCGGCATGAGTTCCCGCTCAGGACAGTAGCCGAGCTGAATGCACCTCGGTCCGAGCCTCGCCCATTTTATAATCGGCCTGAGCTCTTCGTTTCTCGCGATCTCCTCCAGCATCTTCCAGGCAACCTCTCGGAGCTCCCACTGGGTCCTCTCGCATAGCCTCAGACCGAAGAAGTGCTTCAACTCGCGGAGGTTCATGGTTACGACTATCTTCGTTTTCACCGCCTGCGGAAGGATGAAGCGCGCGTCCTCCTGGTGAACCCCTGCTTTGTAGCTCTCCTCGTACAGCTCGATGGCTTCGCGCATAAGCTTCCTCCACTTTTTATAGAGTTCGGGTCTCTCCCTCACGCTTTCGGGAATCACGAAGGTATCCTCAACGTCTTCCGGGTTTAATTTTATGTAGCGCTGTGACTGCTGGGTATAACTTGCAAGTCTATGCCTTACGAGTTGGTGCGAACATGTTCGAGAACAGCCTTCGATCGAGAACGTCAGGACCGCGTGCTCTAAAATTGACTCGTGGCCGTAGCCGAGAACCCTTGGCAGATGCCTCTCAACGTCATTCTCTGTCATTCGCTCGAAGGCTTCACTCTCCCAGCCGTCCCAATAGCTTATTAGTGCCGCCCAGGTGACAGTTTCAAGGGGCCTCTTCGTATAATTGACGAGTCTGACCTTTATTCTATTCCCCATCCGGGCCACCAAGAAGAGAGGGACGAGGGTTTTATTAGTGTTACTAAGGGGTTGGCCAACTAAAAGGACGAGAAGAGAGGAAAAAGAAACTGTCAAAACTCCGCCGTTGGCGTGGGGGAGCTCTTCTCGAGGGTATCGGGCAGGGAGAAGTACGCAACTATCTCAAGGATCGCGGCGATTGCAATCAGCAGGCCACCGATCAGGAATATCATCAGGATAGCTCCAACTATGTAAAGCAGGGCCACGGTGTGGAACATTCCCACGCCCGTTTCCTCGGCTATCAGGTCGTAGCTCTGCTTCATGAACCATGCACCGACTATCAGCAGAACAACGGCTATGAAGCCCCCGAGACCAAGAACACCAACTCCGAACTTCCCGCTTCTGATCGCGGCCATGAAGCTACCGAACACTATGATGCCACCGATGATGTTGGTAATCGCCGCCCAGAGGTACTTGTTGAAGATATCTTCGTTGCCCGTTGCCTCGGAGATCTGCTTCACTGCCAGGAGCTTCAGGATAAATCCAATAAACCCCAGTCCAATAACGCTCAGTATTGCTCCAATTCCACCCAGCATTTTTGCGTTTTTAAGTTCCGCCATAGGATCACCTCAAACTACTAAGGGGACAAGAATGTATAAAAAGGTTTTCGTTTTGGCGGTCACCCATGGGGTTTTTAGGGTGCATACTCTCCAGTGGTTTAGTGACATTTGGAAAGTGTTACGGGCGGAATTCTCAAAATGATTCAATGAACTCGGGAGTAATCCGACGAAAGGGTTATTAAATTCCGGAAACAGCCTTAAACGGTGATGCGCATGGTGGTTAGCCTTGCCGGAAGGGACGTTCTCTGCCTTCAGGACTTCACGAGGGAGGAGCTTGAGACTATTCTCAAGACGGCTGAGATGATGAAGATCTGGAACAAGATTGGAAAGCCGCACCGCGTTCTCGAGGGCAAAACGCTCGCCATGATCTTCCAGAAGCCCTCGACCAGAACCAGAATTTCCTTCGAGGTTGGAATCTACCAGCTCGGCGGCTACGGCCTCTACCTCAACGCCCAGGATCTCCAGCTCAGGCGCGGCGAGACCATCGCCGACACCGCGCGCGTTCTCAGCAGGTACGTCGACGGAATAATGGCCCGCGTTTACGCCCACAAGGACGTTGAAGACCTCGCCAAGTACGCGAGCGTCCCGGTCATCAACGGTCTGTCCGACTTCAGCCACCCGTGCCAGGCTCTGGCGGATTACCAGACCATACTCGAGAAGAAGGGCAGGATTCAGGGCCTCAAGATAGTCTACGTCGGTGATGGAAACAACGTGGCTCACTCACTCATGATAGCCGGAACCAAGCTTGGCGCTCATGTCGTCGTTGCAACTCCCGAGGGCTACGAGCCGGACGAGAGGGTCATTAAGTGGGCCGAGCAGAACGCGGCCGAGAGCGGTGGTTCCTTCGAGCTCACCCACGACCCGGTTCAAGCCGTCAAGGACGCGGACGTCATCTACACCGACGTCTGGGCGAGCATGGGCCAGGAAGCCGAGGCCGAGGAGAGAAGGAAGATATTCCAGCCGTTCCAAGTCAACAAGGAGCTCGTCAAGCACGCCAAGCCCGACTACATCTTCATGCACTGCCTCCCGGCTCACAGGGGAGAGGAAGTCACCGACGACGTCATAGACAGCCCGAACAGCGTCGTCTTCGACCAGGCCGAGAACAGGCTCCACGCCCAGAAGGCCGTTATGGCCCTCGTCATGGGCGGAATAAAGGTTTGAAGTTTCATCCCTATCTTTTTCTTAGACGTAGAACACCATGCCGTCGTAGGCAACTAAAACCCTGTTTCCCCACCTCTTCCGCACGTAGTCCGTCAGCTCAAGGAACGGCAGGTTTTTGTGAGAGATGTGGCTCAGGACGGTCCTCTCAGCGAGTTTGAGGCCAAGTTCTGCGGCTTCATCAACGTTGTTGTGGTAGGGGTCTTCAAAGCCCGGGGGATAAGTGGCATCCACAATCGCCAGCCGGAGCGGAGCTCTCTCCTCCAAGAATTCCCGCGTTTCCTCGGGAAGGCCCTTGGTATCGTAGAGCAAGGCCACACTCTTCCCGTCCTCTTCGATGAGGTAGCCGAACGTCTCAACGCCGTGGTTGAGCTTTAACGCCGTAATCCTTAGCGTGTCGAGCTCGACCGTTTCGAAGGGCTTAAGCGTTCTCGGGCGGAGGTTCTTCGGGTTCTGCAGGATTAGCGCGTCGGCGCTTCCCTTCGGGGCATAAAGGACAGTCTCCCTCGCCATCCAGCGGAGCTTGTAGAGGCCGTAGATGTGGTCGTGGTGCCAGTGGGTCAGGAAGATGGCCTCCAGCGGGACGTTGAGGAAGTCCCTTATGTCAGTCCCAACGTCGAAGAGAACGGCCTTTCTGTTGTCGGTAATTACCGCGAGCGTTGAGGGCCTTCTCTGGGCGAAGCCGAACTTCCTCGCCTCGCTGCACGTCGAGCAGGTGCAGAGATGAGCTGGAATCCCTTCGCTCCCGCCGGTTCCGATGAAGTAGACGAGCATGGCCACCACCTATTTTATGGTCGTGAAATAGCGGCTGAGTTTATAAGGGTTCTCCCGTAACCCCTTCCGATGAAGTTCATCGCCGACATGATGCTCGGAAGGTTGGCCCGATGGCTCAGGCTCTACGGCCACGACACACTCTACGGAATTGAAGACGACGAGGAGATAATCGAGACCGCTAAAAGGGAAAACCGGGTAATCCTCACGAAAGATGTCGCTCTCGCCAGGAGAGCCGAAAGACTCGGCGTTAATGTCTTCCTCCTCCGCTCCAACTCACTTGAGGACCAGGTCGCGGAGCTTAAACGCCTCGGCGTTGAGTTCGGGGAGCTGTTCCCTGCAAACGCGCGCTGTCCGAAGTGCAACGGGCCCATAAAAGCGGTTCCAAAGGAGGCAGTTAGGGAAAGAGTTTCCCCCAAGGTTTATGAGCGTTACGATGAGTTCTACGTCTGCCAGAACTGCGGACAAATCTACTGGCCGGGAAGACAGTGGGAGGAGATGCTGAAAATCGACGAAAAACTGAGGGAGTTGAAATGAACTGGGAAACGTGGAGGCCCTTCTACCTCAGAATAGTGAGGGAGATGGGCTATTCAATCGAGGAAGACAGAAAATCGGCCGAGCTGCTCCGCTCGCTCCTCCTCGAGAGTGACGACTACATCCTCCGCGAGGAGCTTGGGGCCGTAATCGGACGAAAAGTCTACGTCTTCGGAGCGGGCCCCAGCCTTGAGAGGGCATTGAATGAGTTCGACTTCTCGGACGGGACGCTCATAGCGGCGGATGGTGCAACAACGGCTTTGCTCGACTTTGGTATCATCCCCGATGTGATCGTTACCGATCTCGACGGAAGGATTTCTGACATAAAGCTCGCCAATGACCGGGGCGCTTTCCTCGTCGTCCACGCCCACGGGGACAACAGGGATAAGCTCGTCTCCTACGTCCCGTTTCTGTCGAGAATCCTCGGCACCTGCCAGACCGAGCCCCTGGACATAATCTACAACTTCGGGGGCTTCACCGACGGCGACAGGGCGGCTTTTCTGGCTAAGGAACTCGGCGCGAGGGAGATAACGCTTGTCGGGTTCGACTTCGGCGAGACCGTTGGGAAGTGGAGCAAGCCGTCTTTAAGGGAACACTCGCCAATCTGGGAGAGCAAGCGTAAGAAGTTCGAGTTCGCGAAGGAACTGCTGGCATGGCTGGAGAAAAACGGGAGGGCGAAAATAAAAACTCTAACCCCTTCTCCCCCCCAGCGGAGCGAGGAGGAGCAGCAGGAACGCGGCCGGTCCGCAGACGCCGCCCGAACCCTTTGAAGTTTCCGATTCAGTGCTCGATGGGGATCCGGATGGAGACGTCGCCGAAGTTGTCGTTGTCACGGAGGTGCTAGAGCTTGAGGAGTGGCTCTTTGAGGTCGTTGAGTGCCTGCTGGTGGAGGTCCGGGTTCCCGTTCCGCCCGTCGTCTCTGTTTTCGTGCTCTGGCCCGTGCAGAGCTGAGATGCCTTGAGTTCCAGTGCCGTTTTCTCCGCCTTTACTCCCGGCAGAACCTGAAGCGTGACATTGGATATCTCGTAGTACCTTGGATCGACGGGATGGAAGTTCAGCTCGAAATCCTCCTCGCTGAGCTCGGCGTTCTTCCAGCAGGGGTCGTCCCCGTTTACGGTGAACAGGATCACGCTCCGGGAACCGGTCAGTCCGATCGTGCCGATCACGGTGCCCTCCTCCGCCCAGATATCCCTGACGAGGCTGATCGAGTGGAGTGTGCTGGGCTCGTACGCGAGCGCCCGCTTTATCCCTCCGGAACCGTCCATCTCGATGATGACTACGTCACCCATGAACCTCTTCGCTCCTGCAACCCACGTGCCGATTTCACCGAGGTAGAGGGAGTTCCCCGAGATGGTGAAGCGGTTCGTCACGAGGCCGGGCTCTTTGACGATCTTTCCCCAGACGGGGCTCCCGTTCCGGGCTATCTCTATCACCGCCGGGAACTTGACGGAAGTCCTGTTGATTTCGGTTTCGTACGTGCCGATTATGTAGAAACCGTCTCCTCCCCTGGCTATCCCGCTGGCGTAGAGCAGGTGCCCTCCCTCCTGGGAGCGGTGGTGGGAGTAGCTAAGAACGCTGAGCACCGTTCCGTTGGTCAGCATCTCGGTGAGGATTATCCTGGCTCCTCCGATTGCACTCTCGGCGTTGGTTGAGACGAAATACAGCCGGTTTCCATCGACGAGCATCTCCTTCGGCTCAAGGCCAAAGGTTACTTTGATGCCCCTGGCCCACAGAACCTTCCCATAGAGGGGTTTTACGTTCTCATCAACCGAAACCTTCAGCACGACCGCCCATTTTCCAAGCTTTGCGAGGATGTAGAGGTAATTGCCATCGAGTATCGCGTCCCTCGGGTAGATGTGGGCCCGAACCAGTTTTGAAGTTCCCCCGTAGGTTTTGTTCACGTAGGCCGAAATCAGCTCTCCCCAGCGGACGTTCAGGTCGTCATCGAGCCTGAGGATCAAAATGCCGTCAAAGCCTTCAATCTTCTTCGAGTGGGCCTCAACTATCAGGTAGTAGCCTGCGGGAGCCTTCAGCAGGATCGGATGCAGGGCGAGGGGGTTCACGTTTATTGTCTCGCCGTCCTCAAAGGATAGGGACAGCATCTTGCCCCCAAGGGCCGTTCCGTCGGGGGTCACTTCGATTAGAGCGAGATGGTTCTTCAGCCCTTTGCTGTAGATACCTGCAATCAGTACCCGGTTGTCTGAGTAGAGCGTGTAATAGGGATCGAAGGAATCCATTGAGCCCCCTTTGATCGTGTACCTGAATTCCGAGGCTAAAGCAAAGGTCGAGGAGAGCATCAACATCAGGGCCACGAGCGGTGCGAGCCACCTCATGGGCACCCCTCAAATTTTCTACAACTTTTTGGCTAAAATACTTTTTCTTGACTAAAAATTCATCAAATCCGACAAAATTTCCCCGAACGGTTCGACAGATTTTAAAAGGACGCTCCGAACTTGAAACATGCTGACCATCGAGGAGCTCCGCTCAGAAACAGAGGTGCTCGAATGCCTTGAGACTGCCAGGGCTTTGCCGGAGTGGTTCAACGAGGCCGGCCTCAGGGCTATCAAGCGCGATTTAATGAGGGAGAAGACCTTCATCGCCGTCGAGGGAGGTAAGGTTCTCGGCTTCGTGACCGTTAAGTCCCTCAACGAGAGGGCCCTTGAGATCCTCTGGATGGCGGTTAGGAGGGAGTTGCGGGGCCGTGGGATTGGCACGGAACTGCTCCGCTTTGTCGAGGAGTGGGCGAGGGGGAGAGGCTTCGAGGTACTCGTCGTCAAGACGTCGGGCGATTTAGGTTACAAGCCCTACGATGAGACGAGGCTCTTCTACGAGCGGAATAGATTTGTGAGAATCGCGCTGATAGACCCGTATCCTGAGTGGGGTGAGCCGGCGCTGATTTACATAAAATGCATCAGAAAATGAAATCTAAAACCCCGCAATGAATGCCTGCCAGGGATAAAACGCTATCCTTTCGCCCAAATCGTATTTTCCGCCAAGCACTAAGCCCCTCCTTGCATTCAGGCGCTCCATGCTTCTCTCAACCTGCTTTCTCTGTATCTTGCCGAGGCCGACCTCGATAA belongs to Thermococcus sp. AM4 and includes:
- a CDS encoding MBL fold metallo-hydrolase encodes the protein MLVYFIGTGGSEGIPAHLCTCSTCSEARKFGFAQRRPSTLAVITDNRKAVLFDVGTDIRDFLNVPLEAIFLTHWHHDHIYGLYKLRWMARETVLYAPKGSADALILQNPKNLRPRTLKPFETVELDTLRITALKLNHGVETFGYLIEEDGKSVALLYDTKGLPEETREFLEERAPLRLAIVDATYPPGFEDPYHNNVDEAAELGLKLAERTVLSHISHKNLPFLELTDYVRKRWGNRVLVAYDGMVFYV
- a CDS encoding DUF996 domain-containing protein — protein: MAELKNAKMLGGIGAILSVIGLGFIGFILKLLAVKQISEATGNEDIFNKYLWAAITNIIGGIIVFGSFMAAIRSGKFGVGVLGLGGFIAVVLLIVGAWFMKQSYDLIAEETGVGMFHTVALLYIVGAILMIFLIGGLLIAIAAILEIVAYFSLPDTLEKSSPTPTAEF
- the thyX gene encoding FAD-dependent thymidylate synthase, giving the protein MGNRIKVRLVNYTKRPLETVTWAALISYWDGWESEAFERMTENDVERHLPRVLGYGHESILEHAVLTFSIEGCSRTCSHQLVRHRLASYTQQSQRYIKLNPEDVEDTFVIPESVRERPELYKKWRKLMREAIELYEESYKAGVHQEDARFILPQAVKTKIVVTMNLRELKHFFGLRLCERTQWELREVAWKMLEEIARNEELRPIIKWARLGPRCIQLGYCPERELMPPGCWKRTKEKWQGLVSGEFGRGHGGKNPSES
- a CDS encoding Mut7-C RNAse domain-containing protein, which produces MKFIADMMLGRLARWLRLYGHDTLYGIEDDEEIIETAKRENRVILTKDVALARRAERLGVNVFLLRSNSLEDQVAELKRLGVEFGELFPANARCPKCNGPIKAVPKEAVRERVSPKVYERYDEFYVCQNCGQIYWPGRQWEEMLKIDEKLRELK
- the pheT gene encoding phenylalanine--tRNA ligase subunit beta, translating into MPKFDVSKRDLERLVGKEFTVEEWEDLFLYAKCELDDVWEENGEIYFKADSKDTNRPDLWSAEGIARQIRWALGFQRGLPKYEVEKSDVAVYVDERLKDIRPYGVYAIVEGLKLDEEALKQMINLQEKVALTFGRRRREVAIGIFDFDKVKPPIYYRAGEKTERFVPLGFEEELTLEEILEKHEKGKEYGHLIKDKPYYPLLVDSEGKVLSMPPIINSETTGRVTTETRNVFVDVTGWDLNKVMLALNVVVTALAERGGKIRSVKVVYPDFEIETPDLTPKSFEVELDYIRKLTGLELSDGEIKDLLERMMYEVKLEDGKAKLLYPAFRDDIMHARDVLEDVLIAYGYNEIEPEEPKLAVQGRGDKFVEFEDAVRELMVGFGLQEVMTFNLTNREAQYEKMNLQYGRDYFNNPPAELVEIENPISPKWSALRNWLLPSLLDFLSQNTHEEYPQRLFEVGKATLIDEGRETKTVSESKLAVVLAQPRVTFTDAKEILDSVMRHLGFEYELEEVEHPSFIPGRVGKVIVNGQTIGVIGEIHPAVLEKWGIEMPVAGFELFLRPLYTEPYL
- the argF gene encoding ornithine carbamoyltransferase translates to MVVSLAGRDVLCLQDFTREELETILKTAEMMKIWNKIGKPHRVLEGKTLAMIFQKPSTRTRISFEVGIYQLGGYGLYLNAQDLQLRRGETIADTARVLSRYVDGIMARVYAHKDVEDLAKYASVPVINGLSDFSHPCQALADYQTILEKKGRIQGLKIVYVGDGNNVAHSLMIAGTKLGAHVVVATPEGYEPDERVIKWAEQNAAESGGSFELTHDPVQAVKDADVIYTDVWASMGQEAEAEERRKIFQPFQVNKELVKHAKPDYIFMHCLPAHRGEEVTDDVIDSPNSVVFDQAENRLHAQKAVMALVMGGIKV